Proteins from a single region of Candidatus Goldiibacteriota bacterium HGW-Goldbacteria-1:
- the murG gene encoding undecaprenyldiphospho-muramoylpentapeptide beta-N-acetylglucosaminyltransferase — MKIIFACGGTGGHIYPALAVAEDLIKQVQNAEVLFAGNKSGMEASIIPQRGYDFKGIEARPLIRKFTFKNIVNGVLVIKSLFDALKIVNQFRPDMVVGTGGFASFPFVLSAALTGRKTLIHEPNVYPGLANRMLAAAASAVTVGFMETKKYFPAKKASVTGNPVREGIIKADKAEGYTEFELDPAKKVLLIMPGSRAAKKINRVIEEALPEIEKQLADLQLLWMCGDEDYVRLEETVKKYKIKIKLLKFINKAELAYAAADAGVLRAGAGTLTEITACGLPSVLVPYPHATGNHQEKNAVSFAQRQAALVIKDSALNVITLMENLKKVLDVKFAASMREKLLSSYAGNGAENITRIILKITGELHG; from the coding sequence ATGAAGATAATTTTTGCCTGCGGCGGTACGGGCGGGCACATATATCCGGCGCTGGCGGTTGCCGAAGATTTGATAAAGCAAGTGCAAAACGCAGAAGTGCTTTTTGCGGGCAATAAAAGCGGAATGGAAGCTTCAATAATCCCGCAGAGAGGTTATGATTTTAAGGGAATAGAAGCAAGGCCCCTGATAAGAAAGTTTACTTTTAAGAATATTGTAAACGGGGTTCTTGTAATAAAGTCGCTCTTTGACGCGTTAAAAATAGTGAATCAATTCAGGCCGGATATGGTGGTGGGAACAGGAGGCTTTGCTTCTTTTCCTTTTGTGCTGTCAGCGGCCTTAACCGGCAGGAAGACGCTTATACACGAACCGAATGTATATCCGGGGCTGGCAAACAGAATGCTTGCCGCGGCCGCGTCTGCCGTGACGGTTGGTTTTATGGAAACAAAAAAATATTTTCCGGCAAAAAAGGCTTCTGTGACAGGCAACCCTGTCAGGGAAGGGATAATAAAAGCGGATAAAGCAGAAGGCTACACGGAATTTGAACTTGACCCGGCGAAAAAAGTGCTTCTTATCATGCCGGGCAGCAGGGCGGCAAAGAAAATTAACAGGGTTATTGAAGAGGCTTTGCCGGAAATTGAAAAACAGCTCGCGGATTTACAGCTTCTGTGGATGTGCGGCGATGAAGATTATGTAAGGCTTGAAGAAACTGTTAAGAAATACAAAATAAAAATAAAGCTCTTAAAATTTATAAATAAAGCGGAGCTTGCGTACGCGGCAGCGGACGCGGGTGTGTTAAGGGCCGGCGCGGGAACACTGACAGAGATAACGGCGTGCGGCCTGCCTTCGGTGCTTGTGCCTTACCCGCACGCGACAGGCAATCATCAGGAAAAGAACGCCGTATCTTTTGCGCAAAGGCAGGCGGCGCTTGTGATAAAAGACAGCGCGCTGAATGTAATAACGCTTATGGAAAATTTAAAAAAGGTTTTGGATGTGAAATTTGCGGCATCAATGCGTGAAAAACTTTTAAGTTCTTACGCGGGCAACGGCGCGGAAAATATAACGCGGATTATATTGAAGATAACAGGAGAGTTACATGGCTGA
- a CDS encoding UDP-N-acetylmuramate--L-alanine ligase produces the protein MAETVKRIHFVGVGGSGMNGLAEIFINMGYSVSGSDAKESDTTMRIKSMGGKVFLGHDKKNVKNAQVLVYSNAVPETNPEITEARRMKIPVIPRAVMLNEVMRLKKGVAIAGSHGKTTTTSMLAGIFEEAGLDPTFVVGGLVKSKGAHAKAGKGEYVIAEACEAFGSFLHLNPVICGVTNIDNDHMDYYKRMDNLKQAFVQFINKTPFFGAAYLNGDDKNVRDIESEIYVKKVFFGTKRDNDVVISNIKVKGFSQTFEITFEKKKLGVFTLNIPGSHNVMNAALCISIAYGQGIKPAVIKKALAGFQNVQRRFNVYLNKLFTVVDDYAHHPAEIAKTLETARVVAGKKKVIAVFQPHLFSRTQFHYLDFAKSLSLADVVVLDSIYPSREAPVPGVTSQLILDAMAESGYKNVYYEKNWEAIVNRVMGIVKKGDYVMLMGAGNVNQIQKLLEREA, from the coding sequence ATGGCTGAAACAGTAAAAAGGATACATTTTGTAGGCGTCGGCGGGTCAGGGATGAACGGCCTGGCGGAAATATTCATTAATATGGGCTATTCGGTCAGCGGTTCGGACGCCAAAGAGTCTGACACCACAATGCGTATTAAATCCATGGGCGGGAAAGTATTTTTAGGCCATGATAAAAAGAATGTTAAAAACGCGCAGGTGCTTGTGTACAGCAATGCGGTGCCGGAAACAAATCCGGAAATAACCGAAGCCAGAAGGATGAAAATTCCGGTTATTCCGCGCGCGGTAATGCTTAACGAAGTAATGAGGCTTAAAAAAGGCGTGGCAATAGCAGGGTCGCACGGCAAAACCACCACCACTTCCATGCTTGCCGGAATATTTGAAGAAGCCGGACTTGACCCCACTTTTGTAGTGGGCGGGCTTGTAAAATCAAAAGGCGCGCATGCCAAAGCGGGAAAAGGCGAGTATGTAATTGCGGAAGCGTGTGAGGCGTTCGGATCGTTCCTTCACCTGAACCCCGTGATATGCGGAGTTACAAACATAGATAATGACCATATGGATTACTATAAAAGAATGGATAACTTAAAACAGGCTTTCGTGCAGTTTATAAATAAGACGCCTTTTTTTGGCGCGGCTTATCTTAACGGCGATGACAAAAATGTAAGGGATATTGAAAGTGAAATATACGTGAAAAAAGTGTTTTTCGGCACAAAACGCGATAATGATGTGGTTATAAGCAATATAAAGGTAAAAGGTTTTTCACAGACTTTTGAAATAACTTTTGAAAAGAAAAAACTGGGTGTGTTTACACTGAACATACCCGGAAGCCATAATGTTATGAATGCGGCGCTGTGTATCTCTATCGCTTACGGGCAGGGAATAAAGCCGGCGGTCATTAAAAAAGCCCTTGCCGGATTCCAGAACGTGCAGAGAAGGTTTAATGTTTATCTGAATAAACTTTTTACTGTGGTGGATGATTACGCTCACCATCCTGCGGAAATAGCAAAGACGCTGGAAACAGCCAGGGTTGTGGCAGGAAAGAAAAAAGTGATAGCGGTTTTTCAGCCGCATCTCTTTTCGCGCACTCAGTTTCATTATCTTGATTTTGCAAAGTCATTATCTCTGGCGGACGTGGTGGTGCTGGATTCAATTTATCCGTCAAGGGAAGCGCCGGTACCCGGTGTTACCAGCCAGCTTATACTGGACGCAATGGCAGAGTCGGGTTATAAAAATGTTTATTATGAAAAAAACTGGGAAGCAATAGTTAACAGGGTAATGGGCATTGTAAAAAAAGGCGACTATGTGATGTTAATGGGAGCCGGAAACGTGAATCAGATACAAAAACTCCTTGAAAGGGAGGCTTAA
- a CDS encoding UDP-N-acetylmuramoyl-L-alanyl-D-glutamate--2,6-diaminopimelate ligase translates to MKMITCEKLAAMLGGKIIFGRGSVKISDAEENSALVKKGLAFFCVIGRTTDGHKYASDAAARGASCIVVSREIPGLKAACVIKVNDVREALYKTVDYFYGEYRKKVRVIGITGTKGKTTTAYLAAAMLKEAEGKEQSMIGTVEYRVGKKAVTSNNTTPSNLAIHRIIKQSAIKKIKYLVMEVSSHGLDQDRIKNIKLASAVITNVTRDHFDYHGNYENYLAAKLKIVKCIEKSGVLIVNTDDPGAMKFISAAKKAGIKTATCSLKKDADISAVEYSLSRSGMDVKLLLKNRPVSLSCTMTGEHNISNIMCAISAVIKFAGINAVIKAVKKFKGVAGRMEIVYAKEITVIVDFAHTADSIEKVLEVANEIKTGRVIMLFGAGGNKDRGKRPMMGAAAAKLADVVVVTSDNPRMEDPGEIIKDIAEGIKRKDNIYLEPDRKKAIRLAVNMAQKEDIVILAGKGHETYQDVMGKKTHFSDQEEARAALKKRGKK, encoded by the coding sequence ATGAAAATGATAACCTGCGAAAAACTTGCGGCAATGCTGGGCGGAAAAATTATATTCGGGCGCGGCTCTGTGAAAATAAGCGACGCTGAAGAAAATTCAGCCCTTGTAAAAAAGGGTTTGGCTTTCTTCTGCGTTATTGGAAGAACAACAGACGGGCACAAATACGCATCCGATGCCGCCGCGCGCGGGGCGTCCTGTATTGTGGTAAGCAGGGAAATACCGGGCTTAAAAGCCGCGTGTGTGATAAAGGTGAACGATGTAAGAGAAGCGCTGTACAAAACCGTGGATTATTTTTACGGTGAATACAGAAAAAAAGTCCGGGTAATAGGCATTACCGGTACTAAAGGCAAGACCACCACGGCTTATCTTGCGGCCGCCATGTTAAAAGAGGCAGAGGGCAAGGAACAGTCGATGATAGGGACTGTGGAATACAGGGTGGGAAAAAAGGCGGTAACATCGAATAATACCACGCCTTCCAACCTGGCAATTCACAGGATAATAAAGCAGTCGGCGATTAAAAAGATTAAATACCTGGTGATGGAAGTTTCAAGCCATGGCCTTGACCAGGACAGAATAAAGAATATAAAACTGGCCTCAGCGGTAATTACTAATGTCACCAGGGATCACTTTGATTATCACGGAAATTATGAAAATTACCTGGCTGCAAAGTTAAAGATAGTAAAGTGCATTGAAAAAAGCGGTGTTCTTATCGTTAATACGGATGACCCGGGCGCCATGAAATTTATCAGCGCGGCAAAGAAAGCCGGAATAAAAACAGCCACATGTTCGTTAAAGAAAGATGCGGATATCAGTGCTGTTGAATATTCACTGTCCCGCAGCGGTATGGATGTAAAATTATTATTAAAAAACAGGCCTGTAAGCTTAAGCTGCACGATGACGGGAGAGCACAACATAAGCAATATTATGTGTGCCATAAGCGCTGTAATAAAGTTTGCCGGAATAAACGCGGTTATAAAAGCCGTAAAGAAGTTTAAAGGCGTGGCAGGCAGGATGGAAATAGTATACGCGAAAGAGATAACGGTTATAGTGGATTTTGCGCATACCGCTGATTCCATAGAAAAAGTGCTGGAAGTGGCAAATGAAATAAAGACAGGGCGGGTAATTATGCTTTTCGGCGCGGGCGGAAATAAAGACCGCGGTAAAAGGCCAATGATGGGAGCTGCCGCCGCAAAATTGGCGGATGTTGTTGTGGTGACATCAGACAATCCCAGGATGGAAGATCCCGGCGAGATAATAAAAGACATAGCAGAGGGAATAAAGCGCAAAGACAACATTTATCTTGAACCTGACAGAAAAAAAGCCATAAGGCTTGCTGTTAATATGGCACAAAAAGAAGATATTGTAATACTGGCAGGCAAAGGGCATGAAACATATCAGGATGTTATGGGGAAAAAGACGCATTTTTCAGATCAGGAAGAGGCGCGTGCCGCTTTGAAAAAAAGAGGTAAGAAATAA
- a CDS encoding 16S rRNA (cytosine(1402)-N(4))-methyltransferase, translated as MTFSHKTVLLEETAEFLRLAGKKGLWVDATLGFGGHSERILKDMSPEAFLIGIDQDDRALAYATDRLKGYSNFKAIKGNFKDLEKIVSEQGSQSISGIVYDLGVSSMQLDDGTRGFSFMKDAPLDMRMDKTSPLSADDVVNRYNRADLERVIKEYGEEGYYAKIADFIMKSRPVKGTLELAEIIKKAKFGKEKIHPATKVFQAIRIEVNNELGALEKSIKSAASLLVPGGRMCVISFHSLEDRIVKNFIREKSHGCDCSYRPCICHKIKELEAVTKKPVTASFEETRQNPRARSAKLRCAEKI; from the coding sequence ATGACATTTTCCCACAAGACCGTACTTCTTGAAGAAACCGCGGAATTTCTGCGGTTGGCCGGGAAAAAAGGGCTGTGGGTGGACGCAACGCTGGGCTTCGGAGGACATAGCGAAAGGATATTAAAAGATATGTCACCTGAGGCCTTTTTAATAGGTATAGACCAGGACGACAGGGCTCTTGCGTACGCAACTGACAGGCTTAAAGGATATTCAAATTTTAAGGCGATAAAAGGCAATTTTAAAGACCTTGAAAAGATAGTAAGCGAACAGGGTTCGCAGTCAATAAGCGGGATAGTTTACGACCTTGGAGTTTCAAGCATGCAGCTTGATGACGGCACCCGCGGATTTTCTTTCATGAAAGACGCGCCGCTTGACATGAGAATGGATAAAACGTCGCCCTTGTCCGCTGATGATGTGGTGAACAGGTACAACAGGGCGGATTTGGAACGTGTGATAAAAGAGTACGGAGAAGAAGGGTATTACGCGAAAATAGCTGATTTCATAATGAAAAGCAGGCCGGTGAAGGGCACTTTGGAACTTGCGGAGATAATCAAGAAAGCAAAGTTTGGCAAAGAAAAAATACACCCGGCTACAAAAGTATTTCAGGCGATAAGAATAGAGGTAAATAACGAACTGGGCGCGCTTGAAAAAAGTATTAAGAGCGCGGCTTCGCTTTTGGTGCCGGGCGGAAGAATGTGCGTAATTTCATTCCACTCGCTTGAAGACAGGATAGTTAAGAACTTTATCAGGGAAAAATCGCACGGCTGTGACTGTAGTTACAGGCCGTGTATATGCCATAAGATAAAAGAACTTGAAGCAGTGACAAAGAAGCCCGTAACAGCATCTTTTGAGGAGACAAGGCAGAATCCCCGCGCAAGAAGCGCGAAATTAAGGTGCGCGGAAAAAATTTAA
- a CDS encoding phospho-N-acetylmuramoyl-pentapeptide-transferase, whose translation MFYHLIYPLSAQFSALNVFRYITVRSAFAAITAFLITVIIGKFVIRMLRQMKIGQVVRQDGPKKHLEKQGTPTMGGIMILFSVLVSMLLWGRFDNEYVYMTLFAALWFGGIGLLDDMLKLKIGTKGLSGQWKLVLQFAGAFAITAFYLHLEGDKVYAAQVALPFIKQVLVLPFWAYFIFGGILISGWSNAVNLTDGLDGLASGLALFVFAALVVLAYIIGNMNFSSYLILTHVPKAGELAVFGAAFAGALLGFLWFNSYPAEVFMGDVGALMLGGVIGTIAMLIKQEILLLILGLVFVAEVLSVILQVTSFKLTKKRIFRMAPLHHHFQLKGISEPKIIVRFWIAAVIVLLFTLSTLKIR comes from the coding sequence ATGTTTTATCATTTGATATACCCGCTTAGCGCGCAGTTTTCCGCGCTTAATGTTTTCAGGTATATTACGGTAAGGTCGGCTTTCGCCGCTATCACGGCTTTTCTTATTACCGTGATTATAGGCAAATTCGTAATCAGGATGCTGCGCCAAATGAAGATTGGCCAGGTAGTCAGGCAGGACGGTCCTAAAAAACACCTTGAAAAACAGGGTACGCCGACTATGGGCGGCATTATGATTCTTTTTTCCGTGCTTGTTTCCATGCTTCTTTGGGGCAGGTTTGACAATGAATATGTATATATGACCCTTTTTGCCGCACTGTGGTTCGGCGGGATAGGGCTTCTTGATGATATGTTAAAACTTAAAATAGGAACTAAAGGATTAAGCGGGCAGTGGAAACTTGTGCTGCAGTTTGCAGGGGCGTTTGCCATCACCGCGTTTTATCTTCATCTGGAAGGGGATAAAGTTTACGCCGCGCAGGTGGCGCTTCCATTTATAAAGCAGGTTCTGGTTCTGCCATTCTGGGCGTATTTCATCTTTGGAGGAATTCTTATCTCCGGCTGGTCTAACGCGGTTAACCTTACGGACGGCCTTGACGGGCTGGCAAGCGGGCTGGCATTGTTTGTATTCGCAGCGCTTGTGGTGCTTGCGTATATAATAGGAAACATGAATTTCTCCTCTTACCTTATCCTTACCCATGTTCCGAAAGCCGGCGAACTTGCGGTCTTTGGAGCGGCTTTTGCCGGCGCTTTGCTTGGTTTTTTGTGGTTTAACTCTTATCCGGCTGAAGTTTTTATGGGTGATGTCGGCGCCCTTATGCTGGGCGGTGTAATAGGCACGATAGCAATGCTTATAAAACAGGAAATACTGCTTCTGATACTTGGCCTTGTTTTTGTGGCAGAGGTGCTGTCTGTGATTCTTCAGGTGACATCTTTTAAACTTACCAAAAAGAGAATATTTAGAATGGCGCCATTGCACCACCATTTTCAGCTTAAAGGGATATCTGAACCGAAAATCATAGTGCGTTTCTGGATAGCGGCGGTAATTGTGCTGCTGTTCACGTTAAGCACGCTGAAGATAAGGTGA
- a CDS encoding D-alanine--D-alanine ligase, whose translation MKKADLKKLKIVVLKGGLSKERKVSLLTGAGIAAALRANGHNVTEIDINKRDFSSVINAKPDVVVNGLHGTYGEDGIVQGILEFYKIPYTGCGVLASALVMDKVKSKEIMLSNNIPTPAFQVLDKKNGPGSLKLKYPLYFKPVDNGSSVGVFLVKNSKEAQAAIKSVLKIGRAVLVEEYIKGVEISLPVLNGKVLPVIEIVPQNEFYDYDAKYTAGKSTHIIPARLSKKDMENAKQTALKVASALMCEEYVRVDIIVSKGVPYVLEANTLPGMTPTSLFPESAKAAGISFYQLLLILIEGALKKKNV comes from the coding sequence ATGAAAAAGGCAGATTTAAAAAAGCTTAAGATTGTGGTTTTAAAAGGCGGGCTTTCAAAAGAACGCAAAGTTTCGCTTTTAACAGGCGCGGGCATTGCCGCTGCGTTAAGGGCAAACGGGCATAACGTAACAGAGATAGATATTAATAAAAGGGATTTTTCGTCTGTTATAAACGCGAAACCTGATGTGGTTGTTAACGGCCTGCACGGGACTTACGGTGAAGACGGGATAGTACAGGGCATTCTTGAATTTTACAAAATACCCTATACAGGGTGCGGCGTGCTTGCTTCCGCGCTTGTGATGGATAAGGTTAAATCAAAAGAGATAATGTTAAGCAATAATATCCCGACCCCCGCGTTTCAGGTACTGGATAAAAAAAATGGGCCGGGAAGCTTGAAACTGAAATATCCGCTTTATTTTAAACCCGTGGATAACGGTTCTTCGGTCGGAGTTTTTTTGGTGAAAAATAGTAAAGAGGCGCAGGCCGCAATAAAGTCTGTCCTGAAAATAGGAAGGGCAGTTTTAGTGGAAGAATATATAAAGGGCGTGGAAATATCGCTTCCGGTTTTAAACGGGAAAGTGCTGCCGGTAATAGAAATAGTGCCGCAGAATGAATTTTACGATTATGACGCAAAATACACGGCAGGCAAATCCACGCATATAATACCGGCAAGGCTTTCGAAAAAAGACATGGAAAACGCGAAACAAACCGCTTTAAAAGTCGCGTCCGCCCTGATGTGCGAGGAATACGTAAGGGTGGATATAATAGTAAGCAAAGGCGTGCCATACGTACTTGAAGCAAATACGCTTCCCGGAATGACACCCACAAGCCTTTTTCCGGAATCCGCCAAAGCTGCGGGCATAAGTTTTTATCAGCTGCTTTTGATATTAATAGAAGGAGCGTTAAAAAAGAAGAATGTATAA
- the ftsW gene encoding putative lipid II flippase FtsW — translation MAKVNAKAKALDRVDPVLLIDVLVLTLLGLIMVYSASSVVSYEDYGDSAYFFKKQLVWAFLGIIAAGFFMVYEPEKMKKFIPFLLFVFVIMLFMVHVPGFGKKAGGAVRWLKLPGLPQIQPFEFVKLFYAMYLAFLFSDVKTPFKKIFIKSIVVTAAVCFGLILQRDLGGTFIIMALFIIMTLISGAPLKIFAVTIPAAVFVVVAMIVVEPYRVKRMFVYLDPWKDYFGAGWQTAQSLIAIGTGGIFGMGLSQGQQKFLYLPTPHTDYIYSIVGEETGFIGAALVAVMFFIFLWRGSAIAINAKDRFLKLLACAVTFMIGVQAFTNMGVATGILPPKGTTLPFFSAGGSSLLVSLMAAGILLGVSRKVFGEGK, via the coding sequence ATGGCAAAGGTTAATGCCAAAGCAAAAGCGCTGGACAGGGTTGACCCGGTCCTTTTAATAGATGTGCTGGTACTTACATTGCTGGGGCTTATCATGGTTTACAGCGCAAGTTCTGTTGTAAGTTATGAAGACTACGGCGATTCAGCATATTTTTTTAAAAAACAGCTTGTGTGGGCGTTTTTAGGCATAATAGCGGCCGGTTTTTTTATGGTATATGAGCCTGAAAAAATGAAAAAGTTTATTCCGTTTCTGCTGTTTGTATTTGTGATTATGCTTTTTATGGTGCACGTACCGGGATTTGGAAAAAAAGCAGGCGGTGCGGTGCGATGGCTTAAACTGCCCGGGCTTCCGCAGATACAGCCTTTTGAATTTGTTAAGCTGTTTTACGCCATGTATCTGGCGTTTTTATTCAGTGATGTAAAGACGCCGTTTAAAAAGATTTTCATAAAATCAATTGTGGTTACCGCGGCCGTATGTTTTGGCCTTATACTGCAGCGCGACCTTGGCGGTACGTTCATAATAATGGCGCTTTTTATAATTATGACGCTTATTTCAGGGGCGCCTTTGAAGATTTTCGCGGTTACTATTCCTGCCGCGGTGTTTGTGGTTGTGGCGATGATTGTTGTGGAACCATACAGGGTAAAAAGGATGTTTGTATATCTTGACCCGTGGAAAGATTATTTTGGAGCCGGCTGGCAGACAGCGCAGTCGCTTATAGCTATAGGCACCGGAGGCATATTTGGAATGGGACTTTCGCAGGGGCAGCAGAAGTTTCTATATCTGCCCACTCCGCATACGGACTATATATATTCAATAGTAGGTGAAGAGACCGGATTCATAGGCGCGGCACTTGTAGCTGTAATGTTTTTCATATTTCTATGGAGGGGAAGCGCCATTGCAATAAATGCCAAAGACAGGTTTTTAAAACTTCTTGCGTGCGCCGTGACTTTTATGATAGGCGTCCAGGCTTTTACCAATATGGGCGTGGCAACAGGCATACTGCCTCCGAAAGGCACTACGCTGCCATTTTTCAGCGCGGGAGGCTCATCGCTTCTTGTTTCTCTTATGGCAGCGGGAATACTGCTTGGCGTATCCCGTAAAGTTTTTGGTGAGGGTAAATGA
- the murD gene encoding UDP-N-acetylmuramoyl-L-alanine--D-glutamate ligase, which yields MNIDGKNIVVLGAGKSGISAAVLAKKKGAAKVVLSDVKPKAKMEQDVLNLETLGIEIEAGGHGNETVLNADIIVVSPGVPLAGEWFEMAKRHNKEVTGEIEFAYRFMEKGTKIIGITGTNGKTTVTTLTDEIFKAQLGDKAALAGNIGIPFCDVVCSKTGYTHVVMEISSFQLDTIKEFKTDAAVILNITDDHMDRYDSMQAYAESKARIFLNHTAQDVLVLNRHDRFTEIMASMSKSRKVYFSAYAESDDCYFFGENAYFKKINGRKEKLFDAEGVKLLGKHNVENILACLALAEVCGLDMNKAAETIKNFKGLPHRIEFVAEVNGKKFYDDSKGTNVDAVIRALETFKQPLALILGGREKNTDFEQLKKVLPGNVKAIIALGENRDKIEGIFGGLLPVTKCASMEEAVNAGYALDVEVVLLSPACASFDLFKSYGHRGDEFKKYVLKAADNGKG from the coding sequence ATGAACATTGACGGAAAAAATATTGTTGTGCTTGGCGCGGGCAAAAGCGGTATTTCAGCGGCTGTGCTTGCAAAAAAGAAAGGCGCCGCAAAAGTGGTTTTAAGCGATGTTAAACCAAAGGCTAAGATGGAACAGGATGTGTTAAACCTGGAAACTTTGGGAATAGAGATAGAGGCGGGCGGCCATGGCAATGAAACCGTTTTAAACGCCGATATAATAGTGGTAAGCCCCGGAGTGCCGCTTGCGGGTGAATGGTTTGAAATGGCCAAAAGGCATAATAAAGAGGTAACCGGTGAAATAGAATTTGCGTACCGTTTTATGGAAAAGGGGACAAAGATAATTGGTATTACCGGAACAAACGGCAAAACAACAGTTACAACGCTTACTGATGAAATATTCAAGGCGCAGCTGGGAGACAAAGCCGCGCTGGCAGGAAATATAGGAATTCCCTTCTGTGATGTGGTGTGTTCTAAGACGGGATATACGCACGTGGTAATGGAGATAAGCAGTTTTCAGCTGGATACAATAAAGGAATTTAAAACTGATGCGGCCGTGATACTTAATATAACTGATGACCACATGGACAGGTATGATTCCATGCAGGCGTACGCGGAGTCCAAGGCAAGAATTTTTTTAAATCATACCGCGCAGGACGTCCTGGTATTAAACAGGCATGACAGGTTTACGGAAATTATGGCGTCCATGTCAAAGTCGCGTAAGGTATATTTTTCAGCTTACGCGGAGTCTGATGATTGTTATTTTTTCGGTGAAAACGCTTATTTTAAAAAGATAAACGGCAGGAAAGAAAAACTGTTTGATGCTGAAGGCGTGAAACTATTGGGTAAACATAACGTTGAAAATATTCTGGCGTGCCTGGCTTTGGCGGAAGTTTGCGGCCTTGATATGAATAAAGCGGCGGAAACCATTAAAAACTTTAAAGGGCTTCCGCACAGGATTGAATTCGTGGCAGAGGTAAACGGGAAGAAGTTTTATGATGATTCAAAAGGAACCAATGTGGACGCTGTAATACGCGCGCTTGAAACTTTTAAACAACCGCTGGCGCTTATACTGGGCGGCAGGGAAAAGAATACGGATTTTGAACAGTTAAAAAAAGTACTGCCGGGTAATGTTAAAGCAATAATTGCTTTGGGTGAAAACAGGGACAAAATAGAAGGTATATTTGGCGGCTTATTACCCGTTACAAAGTGCGCCTCTATGGAAGAAGCGGTTAACGCCGGCTATGCGCTTGATGTGGAAGTGGTGTTATTATCCCCCGCGTGCGCAAGTTTTGACCTTTTCAAAAGCTATGGGCACAGGGGCGATGAGTTTAAAAAATATGTTTTAAAGGCGGCTGATAATGGCAAAGGTTAA
- a CDS encoding UDP-N-acetylenolpyruvoylglucosamine reductase, whose translation MNSLRRQLSEAGIELFADFAVKELSYFKIGGKAALFVIPRSEKEVSAVIKACKSHGMPFMAVGCMSNMVIKDGRINKVFISLKNGFSHIEKKGASGIFAGAGATIEELMEFAAKNGLSGMEFMSGIPGSVGGAAYMNAGAFGKSFAEVIDVVHVAGAGSALTKVKSCKKVFSYRKSIFMKKECVITGVELKLKKSTPAKVKKEVSRIIELRKAKHPQEPSAGSYFKNKFPEYVAGRVIEECGLKGKQIGGAAVSEKHANFIINKGNARFNDVVKLADYVKKTVLKKKGIRLEEEVRYIR comes from the coding sequence ATGAATTCTCTGCGCAGGCAGTTATCAGAGGCGGGAATTGAGCTTTTTGCGGACTTTGCCGTGAAAGAGCTTTCATATTTTAAAATAGGCGGCAAAGCCGCTTTGTTTGTAATTCCGCGTTCTGAAAAAGAAGTAAGCGCCGTGATTAAGGCGTGCAAATCTCACGGTATGCCATTTATGGCTGTCGGCTGTATGTCAAATATGGTTATAAAGGACGGCAGAATTAATAAGGTTTTTATATCGCTGAAAAACGGCTTTTCACACATTGAAAAAAAAGGCGCATCCGGTATTTTTGCGGGTGCCGGCGCTACTATTGAAGAACTTATGGAATTTGCCGCGAAGAACGGCCTGTCGGGAATGGAATTCATGTCCGGTATCCCCGGTTCTGTGGGCGGCGCCGCGTATATGAACGCGGGGGCTTTTGGAAAATCGTTCGCGGAAGTGATAGATGTGGTTCATGTTGCGGGCGCGGGCAGCGCTTTGACAAAGGTTAAATCCTGTAAAAAGGTGTTTTCATACAGAAAAAGCATATTCATGAAAAAAGAGTGCGTGATAACAGGTGTGGAATTGAAACTGAAAAAAAGCACGCCTGCGAAGGTGAAAAAAGAGGTAAGCCGCATAATAGAACTGCGGAAAGCGAAACATCCGCAGGAACCAAGCGCCGGAAGTTATTTTAAGAATAAGTTTCCGGAATATGTGGCAGGGCGCGTGATTGAAGAATGCGGGCTTAAAGGCAAACAGATAGGCGGCGCGGCAGTATCAGAAAAGCACGCTAACTTTATAATAAATAAAGGCAATGCCAGATTTAATGATGTGGTAAAACTTGCGGATTATGTAAAAAAGACAGTGCTTAAGAAAAAAGGAATCCGCCTTGAAGAGGAAGTCAGGTACATAAGATAG